The Candidatus Polarisedimenticolia bacterium genomic sequence GGTAGCCGGCGTTGGCGATGCTGGAATAGGCCAGGAGCCTCTTGATGTTCTGCTGCGCGAGGGCCAGGACGTTGCCCGAGACCATGGTCAGGATCGCCACGCCGTGCAGGACGGCGCCGAAGCGCGCTCCCACCTGGTTGCCGTGGAGCGCCACGTCGAGGACCCGGAGGAGGGCCGCGAAAGCCGCCGCCTTCGTGCCGGCGGCCATGAAGCCGGCCACCGGCGCCAGCGATCCCTGGTAGACGTCGGGCGCCCAGAAGTGGAACGGCACCGCGGCGATCTTGAAGGCCAGGCCGATCAGGACGAGTGCCGCCGCCACCAGGACCATGGGGTCGGGAGAGCCGCCGCGCTCCGTGGCGAGGTGGGAGGCGATCCCGGGAAGGTCGATGCGGCCGCTGGCTCCGTAGAACAGGGCGATGCCGTACAGCAGGAAGCCGGTCGAGAACGCCCCCAGCAGGAAGTACTTGAGCGCCCCCTCGATGGCGTGGACGCGATCGCGCGTGAACCCCGCCAGGACGTACAAGGAGATCGACAGGATCTCCAGGCCGAGGAAGAGGGTCAGGAGGCTCTCGGTGGACGCCATGATCGACATGCCGGTCACCGAGAACAGGATGAGGGCGAAGAACTCGCCGTGCGCCTGCCCCTCGGCGCGCAGGTGGCCCGCCGAGGACAGCGTCGTGAGCCCGGCGACGATCACGAAGATCAGGTGGAACGCCAGCGCGCGCGGGTCGACCCGGATCGCCCCGTCGAAGAGCTCGTCGCGGTACCCGCGCGCCAGGAGCGACGCCGCCTGGGTTCCCGACACGAGGAGAAACAGGATGGTGTAGATGGCGGGCCAGCGGATGTCCCGGTCGAGCCCGAGCGCCACCATCACCAGGATGAGGAGGCCCCCCACGGCCGGGAGGAGCATCGGCAGCAGCCCGGAGAGATCGTCGAAGCTCATCGGAGCACGAAGACCAGGACCAGGATGGTCCCGAGGAAGAAGA encodes the following:
- a CDS encoding NADH-quinone oxidoreductase subunit N produces the protein MSFDDLSGLLPMLLPAVGGLLILVMVALGLDRDIRWPAIYTILFLLVSGTQAASLLARGYRDELFDGAIRVDPRALAFHLIFVIVAGLTTLSSAGHLRAEGQAHGEFFALILFSVTGMSIMASTESLLTLFLGLEILSISLYVLAGFTRDRVHAIEGALKYFLLGAFSTGFLLYGIALFYGASGRIDLPGIASHLATERGGSPDPMVLVAAALVLIGLAFKIAAVPFHFWAPDVYQGSLAPVAGFMAAGTKAAAFAALLRVLDVALHGNQVGARFGAVLHGVAILTMVSGNVLALAQQNIKRLLAYSSIANAGYLLVAVLSGGSDRRGSSIVLFYLAAYAFMTIGAFSVAALVGRAGEGDQGYSLPAYAGLSRRRPWLAAAMALFMLSLTGIPPTGGFMGKFYVFKAAVDTGQFDLAIVGLLSSVIGAFYYLRVVVQMYVRDPGPEGGPASLEPAEALGITIAAASTLWIGLFP